The Tautonia plasticadhaerens nucleotide sequence GTCGATCGTCGTCGCCGCGGCGGCCACCGGCGAGCACGGCCAGGAGGGCCGGATCCTCCGGGCGGTGCTGGTCCACAGCCTGGCCCTGGCGATGATCGTCGGGGCGATCGTCTGGCTCTACGCCCACGTCCTGCCCGGCGTGGTGCCGCAGCCCGCCCCCCAAGCGCCCGCTTCCTCCCCCACGGACCCCGGCTGACCGCCCGGCCCGATCCCGGGCGACCCGGCCCGAGGCTCCTCGCCCCCGGCCCGGGGCCGCCCCGGGATCGCAGCATCGTCGCAATCCCCCGGATCGGCTCAGGCCGCAGGGCCCCGCCGTCCGAAACAGTCTCCCGGGTCGCCGGTCCCCCCGGATCGGGCCGAGGGGACGGATCCGGGCCGGGCACCGGCGCCGAGGCGGGCCGAGGGGGACGCGATGACGATGCTCTGGCTGGTCGCGATCGCCTTCCAGGCCGTGCCGCCGGTCCCGCCGCCGCTGCCCGACGCCCGGCCGATGGAGGCGAGCACCCGGATCGGCCCCGGCCCGGACGCCCCCCCGGGCTCGTCGATGGGGCTGGCCGACCTGGAACGGATCGCGCTCGAGCACAACCCGACGGTCGCCCAGGCGGCCGAACGGATCGGGCAGTCCCTCGGCAATGCCGACCAGGCGGGACGCCCGCCGAACCCCTTCTTCGCCTGGAACTCGCAGAGCATCGGGGCCGGGGGCACGATCGGCACGCAGGGCGGCTTCCTCCAGCAGCAGGTCGTCACCGGGGGGAAGCTCCGGATCAGTCGACGGGGGTACGAGGTCGACGTCGAGGCCGCCCGCTGGGCCCTGGCGGCGCAGCGGCAGCGGGTCGTCAACGGCGTCCGCTTGCGGTTCTGGCAGACCCTGGCCGCGCAGGGAGAGGTGCAGCTCCGCCGGGACCTGGTCTCGATGGCCGAGGAGGTCGTCCTCCTCGTCCGGGAGAAGGTCGAGACGGGCCACGCCTCGGAAGCCGACCTGCTGCTGGCCGAGAACGACGCCGAGCAGCACCGCATCGACCTGGACCAGATCCGTAACCGTTCGCTCAACACCTGGCGCGAGTTCGCCGCCTTCCTCGGCCGCCCGGGGATGCCCCCGGCCCGGCTCGAGGGCGACCTGGAGCGGGACGCGATCCCCTTCTCCTGGGAGCCGACCCTCGCCCGGCTGCTGGTCGAGAGCCCGGAGGTGAAGGTCGCCGAGCTGAACGTCGTGCGGGCCGGCTATCGCCTGAGACGCCAGGAGGTCGAGCCCATCCCCGACCTGATCCTCCGGGGGGGCGCCGCCCACGACCCGGACAGCCACGACACGCTCGGGATCGTCCGGGTCTACGTCGACCTGCCCCTGTGGGACCGCAACCAGGGGAACATCGTCACCGCCCGTCACGCCCTGGTCGACGTCCGCCGCGACCTGGACCGGATCCGCCTGTCGATCGAGCAGCGGCTCGCCCGGCGTTACAACCAGGTGCAGACGAGCCAGTCCAACGTCCGACGATTCCGGGACCGGATCATCCCCAATGCCCTGCGGGCCTTCGAGCTGTACTCGGGGAGCTTCCGGGACGAGGACGCCAGCTACTCCCGCGTCCAGTCGTCGCTCGGCGCCTATGCCGACGCGACCATCAAGTACCTCCGGCAAATCGAGGAGCTCCGCAACGCGGAGACGGCGATCGTCGGCATGCTGCTGGTCGAGGAGGGGAGCGTCGAGGGGGGCACGCCTCGGCCCCCCGGGGGGGGAATCCCGAATTCCCCCCCCGGGGGGGGGGCCCCGGTCGGGTCGCTGCTGCCGGGGGGCTCGGGCTGATGGCCGACGCGCCCCGGAGTCCCCGCCGTCGCCCCCGGGCGGTGGCCGTCTCGGCCCTGGCCTTGCTCCTGGCCCTGGTCGGCTGCGCCCACCGGCAGTTGACCGTGAGCACCGTCCTGACGGCCAACAGCTTCCAGGAGATCGTCTTCCGGATGGTCCTGAACAACGTCGCCATGTTCGCCGCCGAGCCGGAGACGCTGCCCTGGCACGTCCGGGTCCGGGACGGGACGGTGCAGATCAGCGACAGCCTGGGGATCGGCCAGCAGGGGGGCGGCTTCTCGACCTTCGAGGGGGGCGGGCTGGGCATCGAGACCTACGGCCCTCAGGGGTCGAGGAAGGTCGCGCTGCAATGGGGGACCGACGCCGTCGGCGACCCGGTCCAGCTCTATTCCCTGCAGACGGCCTATCGCCGGGTGCTCGGCCTGCCGCCGCTGCCCGAGCCGAACTTCATCGCCGAGGCCAAGCGGGCCCGGTCGAACCGATCGGGTTCGGGAGACGACCGGGAGCCGGGGGACTTCGACCCCGAGACCCGGTCGGACGCGCTGTCCATGGACATCGCCTTCGAGGGGGAGATCCCGAGGGGTTGGTTCCGCATCGGCACCAAGAAGGACGTGCCCAAGGACGCCTGCTACGTCGGCCGCCACGGCGACACCTACGCCTGGGTCACGCCCGACGGGGTCGGCGGGCTCACCCGGTTCACCCTGCTCGTCCTCTCGATCGTGAAGCTCGATGCCACGGGGAGCGAAGGCGGGGGCGGGCTGATGTTCACGCCCTGATCCGGCCGACGTCGGGCGGGGACGGCCCGGCGACCGGTCCCGACGGGATGGCCCGGATCCGCCCGCCGTCGGTGCGGCCGGGATCGCCCCTCATCGGCCCTCGACCTCCTCGTCTTCGCCCCCGGCCGGCCGCTGCCAGGGGACCCGCGCCGCCTCCTGGACGTGCCGCATCAGCGCCCGGGAGAGGGCCGCGGCGATCGGCCGGTGCTCGGCGGAGACGTCCCGCCGCTCCATCGGGTCGTCGTCGAGGTTGTAGAGCCGGAACGGCTCGAACGGCTGGTCCTGGACGAGCTTCCAGGGCCCGTGCCTCGCCGCGTAGGATTCCCGGCCCAGGTAACGCGGGCCCCCTTCCCGACGGACCCAGAACAGGGGACGCTCGTCGTCCCCTTCCCGATCCCGGCCGAGCAGCGTCGGCACCAGGGACGTCCCGTCGACCTCCCCGGGGACCTCGACCCCGGCCAGCTCGCAGATCGTCGGCAGCAGATCCATCGACAGGACGACCCGCCCGGTGCTCGACCCGGCCTCGACCTTCCCCGGCCAGCTCGCGGCCATCGGCACGCGGAGGCCCCCCTCGTACATGTCCCCCTTGCCCCCCCGATAGGGGCCGACCCGGGCGCCGACCGAGCGCTGGCCGCCGTTGTCGCTGGCGAAGACCACCAGGGTCTCCCCCCGCTGGCCGTTCTCCTCCAGGGCGCGGAGGATCCGGCCGACGCCGTCGTCCAGGTGCTCGATCAGGGCGACGAGCTTCGCCCGGCCCTCGTCGATCCCCGGCTCCCGGGCCTTGACGCGATCGACCCACGCCTCGGGGGGCTGGATCGGCGTGTGCGGGGCGTTGTAGGCGAGGTAGAGGAAGAAGGGCTCGGGCCGGCCCTTGCGGGAGTCGAGGTACTCGACCGCCCACCGGCTGAAGAGGTCGGTGGCGTGCCCCTCGGGGTCGACCTCCTCGGCCCCGTGCCTCATGTAGTTCCGGCCGTGGCGGCGATGGTCCTCGTAGTCGTCCATCATGTCGCCGAGGAAGCCGCGGAACTCGTCGAACCCGCGCTCGAGCGGCGTGTTGGGCGACCGGAGGCCGAGGTGCCACTTGCCGACGATCGCCGAGTGGTACCCGGCCCCCTTCAGCAGCCCGGGGAGCAGGGGGGCCCCGGGGTCGAGGAACCCCCAGTTGTCCCGGGGGTCGGTCCGGATGACGCCCGGCACGCCGACCTCGTCCGGATACCGGCCCGAGAGCAGGGCGGCCCTCGTCGGCGAGCAGACCGGGCAATTGGCGTAGGCGTCCTCGAAGCGGAGGCCGGAGGCGACCAGGGCGTCGATGTTCGGCGTCCGGAGGTCCGGGGCGCCGTAGCAGGAGAGGTCCCCGAAGCCGAGGTCGTCGACCAGGATGACCAGCACGTTGGGCCGCTCGGCCTCGCCCCGGGCCCGGAGCCCGGACAGGCCGATCGCCCCCATCGCGAGCAGGCTCGGCAGGGCGAAACAGGCGAGCAGGCCCCGGGAGATTCGCATGGTCGGCCTCGATCGATCGGCGTCGGGATCGGCGGGACGGGGTGGGCGGCGGCCGGGCCTCGCTCAGCCCCGGAGGGCCTCGATCACCCGCGGGTGGAGCCGGCCGTTGGTGGCGACGACGCCCCGGTTGGAGGCCAGGGTGGAGCCGAGGGTGAAGTCCAGCGGCTTGCCGTCGACGTCGGTGACGGTGCCGCCCGCCTCGGCCACGATCAGCGCCCCGGCGGCGTGGTCCCAGATCCGCTCCCGGTAATCGGCCCGGGTCGGCAGGCGGAGGTAGACGTCGGCCAGCCCGGAGGCGACCGTGGCGTACTTGGCCTGGCTGTCGAGCCGTACGGGGGGCTCGGTCACCCCCAGCCGGGCGGCCACGGCGGCCGACTCGTTGTGGGCGCTATGGCCCGACTCGACCGACTCGCAGAGCCTCGCCCGGGTCGGGTCGTCCCGGTCCGAGACGGTGATCGGCCGCTCGACGTCGTCGCCGTCCAGCGGGCAGACCGTCGCCCCCCGGCCCCGGACGGCCAGGAAGACGGCGCCGACCGGCCCGGAGGCCAACCGGGAGACCTCCAGGTTCGGGCAGGCCAGCGCGGCCACTTCCACCCGCCCCTCGACGATCAGGGCCAGGGCGATGGCGTACTGTTCCCCCCGGAGGAACCCCTTGGTGCCGTCGATCGGGTCGAGCGTCCAGAACCGGGGCTCGAAGCGGTCGAGGTCCCCCAGGTCGATCCAGCCGAGGGCGGTCTCGGCGTCGGTCCCGGCCCGGATCGCCGCGACCTCGGCGGCCACCCGGTCTCGGACCCCGGCGTGCTCGGGCTTGCGGAGTTCGGCCGCGTCCTCCTCGGCCATGATCGGGTCGCCGGGGAAGGCGGCGGCGAGGGTGGCGCAGATCAGCGCCTGGCTGCCGAAGTCGGCCACGGTGACGGGGCTCTTGTCGCCCTTGGCCACCGGGTCGGGGCCGTGCTTGCCCCGCACGGCCCGGCAGATCCGGGCGGCCTCCCGGACGGCCCGGGAGGCGACCTCCCGCTCTCGATCGAAGGGATGGCTCACGACGCTTCGGTCCAATCGGGACAGGGGGCGAGACTCCTGGGGACGGCCGCCCAAACTAGCCGACCTCGGGCCGTCGGACAAGCCGCGGTGTCGCCGGGGGCACGCCCACCGGTCCCGGCGATC carries:
- a CDS encoding TolC family protein, which produces MTMLWLVAIAFQAVPPVPPPLPDARPMEASTRIGPGPDAPPGSSMGLADLERIALEHNPTVAQAAERIGQSLGNADQAGRPPNPFFAWNSQSIGAGGTIGTQGGFLQQQVVTGGKLRISRRGYEVDVEAARWALAAQRQRVVNGVRLRFWQTLAAQGEVQLRRDLVSMAEEVVLLVREKVETGHASEADLLLAENDAEQHRIDLDQIRNRSLNTWREFAAFLGRPGMPPARLEGDLERDAIPFSWEPTLARLLVESPEVKVAELNVVRAGYRLRRQEVEPIPDLILRGGAAHDPDSHDTLGIVRVYVDLPLWDRNQGNIVTARHALVDVRRDLDRIRLSIEQRLARRYNQVQTSQSNVRRFRDRIIPNALRAFELYSGSFRDEDASYSRVQSSLGAYADATIKYLRQIEELRNAETAIVGMLLVEEGSVEGGTPRPPGGGIPNSPPGGGAPVGSLLPGGSG
- a CDS encoding sulfatase-like hydrolase/transferase; this translates as MRISRGLLACFALPSLLAMGAIGLSGLRARGEAERPNVLVILVDDLGFGDLSCYGAPDLRTPNIDALVASGLRFEDAYANCPVCSPTRAALLSGRYPDEVGVPGVIRTDPRDNWGFLDPGAPLLPGLLKGAGYHSAIVGKWHLGLRSPNTPLERGFDEFRGFLGDMMDDYEDHRRHGRNYMRHGAEEVDPEGHATDLFSRWAVEYLDSRKGRPEPFFLYLAYNAPHTPIQPPEAWVDRVKAREPGIDEGRAKLVALIEHLDDGVGRILRALEENGQRGETLVVFASDNGGQRSVGARVGPYRGGKGDMYEGGLRVPMAASWPGKVEAGSSTGRVVLSMDLLPTICELAGVEVPGEVDGTSLVPTLLGRDREGDDERPLFWVRREGGPRYLGRESYAARHGPWKLVQDQPFEPFRLYNLDDDPMERRDVSAEHRPIAAALSRALMRHVQEAARVPWQRPAGGEDEEVEGR
- a CDS encoding 3'(2'),5'-bisphosphate nucleotidase; protein product: MSHPFDREREVASRAVREAARICRAVRGKHGPDPVAKGDKSPVTVADFGSQALICATLAAAFPGDPIMAEEDAAELRKPEHAGVRDRVAAEVAAIRAGTDAETALGWIDLGDLDRFEPRFWTLDPIDGTKGFLRGEQYAIALALIVEGRVEVAALACPNLEVSRLASGPVGAVFLAVRGRGATVCPLDGDDVERPITVSDRDDPTRARLCESVESGHSAHNESAAVAARLGVTEPPVRLDSQAKYATVASGLADVYLRLPTRADYRERIWDHAAGALIVAEAGGTVTDVDGKPLDFTLGSTLASNRGVVATNGRLHPRVIEALRG